Proteins encoded in a region of the Leishmania panamensis strain MHOM/PA/94/PSC-1 chromosome 15 sequence genome:
- a CDS encoding protein phosphatase 2A regulatory subunit, putative (TriTrypDB/GeneDB-style sysID: LpmP.15.0930): MSHEDSNRDDWGVGTTSTPVAVPPLSSLSAHSSTARNGQELRMLFNVSSASTAARVVSPPTSSQQPPRRCSDSETANYRTTSPSPPPSPSQSSTTDTVSDSSDTLNEDTVTSSTELTRLPRALASSPSTPSPSVAPCPNPELSTQPLGAANLGSASAVGVNASLNGVPGGENRGSSSPTTSPNSPVVSGNPRRSLNAAFTLSPRTESEVEISVEYNSDASSVCFDLDRHDPPIRQHYHLGRLEERRAFVTEGCVAAAQGMSTQRILDHLLPALLTAFEADDYSESFEDCAPCIARALPQIVACMEARTTANLTYFMGLIMALCCSAEGVVAKAITTSLQTILEMLADDVLRELFLPFVLTMRLSFWSAPRVVAAGLLGYLAMRPAVLQASGLSVSDMFNYYAECSSDASAMVRSAVVMSLHDWVRVAAVHRLTLAEMPLPLLKSLATDDLSDTVRYLLIEEVVKLAQMIGPKSSSKYLLSTFVGAHMDPSWRVRYTAANQLGAMAALVMNANDLEVVLDTLARDEEPETRAAVARQLEWMVQHCSSEVIQHCCVPVAVALSQDADPVVRRSAARHYHCFITGSDEVVRTMCKALRALMQDAAFPVQENAIESLGDLVTALEGSLQAAVQPAALGSPGGSNSETALSSPNSFRSPASRRHPASALATAHARGSRHKSPHCSPRLASGATAGSGPADAGEVNATFTRKRADAIVRSFMTEVLTLSESRNWRIRDAVVRVVHHFCKVLSPGQFRPLTNMLFIALHDPVSTVRSQAVRTLKEVAVAYGGKWATQTAAELLQSDTLAPARAVSYMWRIIMIQCLEVLLPVASELGPCEAQRRQLLATTLPLLRDYVTDRVPNVRLAAAHALPCWYSWFDVTAGERRAYNAAIEELQQDTDIDVLSASHNIPYNNSGSSSSVADGAGR; encoded by the coding sequence ATGAGCCATGAGGACTCAAACCGGGACGACTGGGGAGTGGGCACCACCAGCACGCCCGTGGCCGTACCGCCGCTGAGCTCGCTCTCCGCCCACTCGTCAACAGCGCGTAACGGTCAAGAGCTCCGTATGTTGTTTAACGTGTCGAGcgccagcacagcagcacgcgtcGTATCGCCTCCAACATCATCACAACAGCCGCCGAGGAGATGCAGTGACAGTGAGACTGCGAACTACCGCACTAcctcaccgtcaccgccgccgtcgccgtcgcagtCCTCCACCACAGACACGGTCAGTGACAGCAGTGACACACTGAACGAGGACACTGTCACCTCCTCGACGGAATTAACACGGCTCCCGCGAGCGTTAGCATCGTCTCCATCCACGCCGTCACCGTCCGTAGCGCCGTGCCCAAACCCTGAGCTGTCCACGCAGCCGCTGGGCGCTGCCAATCTCGGGAGTGCGAGTGCCGTCGGCGTCAACGCGAGTCTCAATGGAGTGCCTGGCGGTGAAAACAGGGGTTCCTCCTCTCCAACTACGTCCCCGAATAGTCCTGTCGTCAGTGGCAACCCGCGGCGTTCGCTGAATGCCGCCTTCACGCTCAGCCCGCGCACTGAAAGTGAGGTGGAGATCTCCGTGGAGTACAACAGCGACGCGTCAAGCGTGTGCTTCGACCTGGACCGGCATGACCCGCCCATCAGGCAGCACTACCATCTCGGCCGCCTGGAGGAGCGTCGCGCCTTCGTCACGGAGGGCTGCGTCGCGGCAGCGCAGGGGATGTCCACACAGCGCATCCTTGACCACCTGCTCCCGGCGCTGCTCACGGCATTCGAGGCGGACGACTACAGTGAGTCCTTCGAGGACTGCGCCCCGTGCATCGCGCGTGCCCTGCCGCAGATCGTGGCGTGCATGGAGGCACGTACAACGGCCAACCTCACCTACTTCATGGGCCTCATCAtggcgctgtgctgctccGCGGAGGGAGTCGTCGCGAAGGCGATTACGACCTCCCTGCAGACCATTCTGGAGATGCTCGCGGACGATGTACTGCGCGaactcttcctccctttcgtACTCACGATGCGCCTATCCTTCTGGAGTGCGCCGCGCGTCGTGGCAGCCGGGCTGCTCGGCTACCTTGCTATGCGACCGGCAGTGCTTCAGGCAAGCGGCTTGAGTGTGTCGGACATGTTCAACTACTACGcagagtgcagcagcgacgcctcgGCAATGGTCCGCTCGGCCGTTGTCATGTCCCTACATGACTGGGTGCGTGTGGCGGCTGTGCATCGCCTCACGCTGGCCgagatgccgctgccgcttctgaAGAGTCTTGCCACTGACGACCTTAGTGACACCGTCCGCTACCTTTTAATcgaagaggtggtgaagcTGGCGCAGATGATCGGGCCCAAGTCGTCGTCCAAGTATCTGCTCAGTACCTTCGTAGGCGCGCATATGGACCCAAGCTGGCGGGTACGCTACACTGCAGCCAATCAGCTTGGCGCGATGGCAGCGCTGGTGATGAACGCCAACGACTTGGAGGTGGTTCTGGATACACTCGCGCGTGACGAGGAGCCGGAGACGCGcgcggctgtggcgcggcAGCTCGAGTGGAtggtgcagcactgcagcagcgaggtcATCCAGCACTGTTGTGTTCCTGTTGCAGTAGCCCTGTCGCAGGATGCCGACCCGGTCGTGCGGCGCAGTGCGGCTCGCCACTACCACTGCTTCATAACTGGTAGCGATGAAGTGGTTCGGACCATGTGCAAGGCGCTGCGAGCATTGATGCAAGACGCAGCCTTCCCTGTCCAAGAGAACGCTATTGAGAGCCTGGGGGATCTCGTGACGGCGCTCGAGGGGAGTCTgcaggcagcagtgcagcctGCAGCGCTAGGTAGTcccggcggcagcaacagcgaaaCGGCGCTCTCGTCACCTAACTCATTCCGTAGCCCCGCCTCGCGGCGGCACCCGGCGTCGGCGTTGGCCACTGCGCACgcccgcggcagccgccataAATCGCCACACTGCTCCCCGCGATTGGCCAGTGGTGCGACGGCGGGCAGTGGGCCAGCTGATGCAGGGGAGGTGAACGCCACCTTCACACGGAAGCGCGCCGACGCGATTGTGCGCTCCTTTATGACGGAGGTGCTGACCCTCAGCGAGTCGCGCAACTGGCGCATCCGCGACGCTGTGGTGCGTGTTGTGCACCACTTCTGCAAGGTTCTCAGTCCTGGCCAGTTCCGCCCCCTCACCAACATGCTCTTCATCGCCCTTCACGACCCCGTCAGCACTGTCCGCTCGCAGGCGGTGCGCAcgctgaaggaggtggcggtggcctACGGGGGCAAGTGGGCGACTCAGACGGCGGCAGAGCTATTGCAGTCAGACACGCTTGCCCCGGCGCGCGCCGTGAGCTACATGTGGCGTATCATAATGATCCAGTGCCTAGAGGTTCTGCTACCGGTAGCGAGCGAGCTCGGCCCATgcgaagcgcagcggcggcagctcctcgcgacgacgctgccgctgctgcgtgactATGTCACTGACCGTGTGCCAAACGTCCGtctcgcggcggcgcacgcgcTACCTTGCTGGTACTCCTGGTTCGATGTGACGGCGGGAGAGCGGAGGGCGTACAACGCGGCAATCGAAGAACTGCAGCAGGACACGGACATCGACGTCCTCAGTGCTTCGCATAACATTCCGTacaacaacagcggcagcagcagcagcgtcgccgacgGTGCGGGGCGCTGA